One window of the Salvia miltiorrhiza cultivar Shanhuang (shh) chromosome 6, IMPLAD_Smil_shh, whole genome shotgun sequence genome contains the following:
- the LOC130989865 gene encoding cold-regulated 413 plasma membrane protein 2-like, with translation MGRIDYLSMRADAESAALLDTDLKELKAAATKLLSHAAALGGLAFGTSFLKWLASFAAIYLLILDRTNWRSNMLTSLLIPYIFFSMPHALFRFLRGEVGKWIAFVAVVLRLFFPSHFPDWLEMPGSLILLLVVSPDFFAHSLRDDWIGVAICLAIGCYLLQEHIRASGGFRNSFTQSHGISNTIGIILLLLFPIWALLTHLL, from the exons atggggcGGATTGATTACTTATCGATGAGAGCTGATGCAGAAAGCGCTGCATTGTTGGACACAGACTTGAAGGAGCTCAAGGCTGCCGCCACAAAACTCCTGAGCCATGCCGCCGCATTAGGCGGCCTTGCCTTCGGCACTTCTTTCCTCAAATGGCTCGCCTCCTTCGCCGCCAT CTACTTGTTGATCCTGGATCGGACCAACTGGAGATCGAACATGCTCACCTCGCTCCTCATCCCTTACATCTTCTTCAGCATGCCCCACGCGCTGTTCAGATTTCTCAGGGGAGAGGTCGGTAAATGGATCGCCTTCGTTGCGGTCGTGCTCCGCCTCTTCTTCCCCAGCCACTTCCCGGATTGGCTGGAGATGCCGGGATCCTTGATTCTTCTGCTCGTGGTTTCGCCCGATTTCTTCGCTCATAGCCTCAGAGACGACTGGATCGGCGTCGCGATCTGCCTGGCGATCGGCTGTTATCTGCTGCAGGAGCACATAAGAGCAAGTGGTGGATTCCGGAACTCGTTTACGCAGAGCCATGGCATCTCCAACACCATCGGCATTATCCTCCTCTTGCTCTTCCCTATCTGGGCTTTGCTAACACACCTCCTCTAA
- the LOC130989866 gene encoding BTB/POZ domain-containing protein At5g66560-like, translating to MAAEKPSSKGQAWFCTTGLPSDVIIEVDDMTFHLHKFPLMSKSRKLHELITEQENSQETRKTARIKAPSEPDHNSDNDIAEKEEIQEEEEEEEDDDAHCHITLADFPGGSESFETAAKFCYGVKIDLSAANAAPLRCAGEYLEMTEEYSEDNLILKTERFLSQSVLKNIKLSIKTLTSCEALLPMAEDLGIAQRCIEAVATKAAASDPSLFGWPMNDGATKNNDEANPRRKFSNAARGGAAAATESWLDELGFLSLPFFKSLIFAMKALDVSGEIIESCLIHYAKKYIPGISRTNRKPPPPSSSSSGIAPTENDQRELLETVISNLPKEKASRSASNATRFLFGLLRTAYILNASEACKLTLEKKIGLQLEQATLDDLLIPSYSYLNETLYDVDCVERILSYFLERMEERYANRTEGEDENTSVRSAALMLVGKLIDGYLSEIASDANLKPEKFYELAVALPDHARLFDDGLYRAVDVYLKAHPWIPEAEREKICGVLDCQKLTLEACTHAAQNERLPLRAVVQVLFFEQLQLRHAIAGTLISADGAEAGRLSSHGGGDEDEEENENENERTPEARSTWIAAARENQVLRSDMDTMRTRVHELERECTNMKKAIEKIDKVGPPGHVEKAGWRAKFGCKFKTQVCDSHEPTVIHTRKPRAHRREQ from the exons ATGGCCGCCGAAAAACCCAgctccaaagggcaagcatg GTTCTGCACCACGGGATTGCCGAGTGATGTGATAATCGAAGTTGATGACATGACTTTTCATCTCCACAAG TTTCCTCTGATGTCGAAAAGTCGAAAGCTTCACGAGCTGATTACAGAGCAAGAAAACAGCCAAGAAACTCGAAAAACAGCAAGGATCAAAGCACCCTCTGAACCCGACCACAATTCCGACAACGACATTGCAGAGAAAGAAGAAATAcaagaagaggaggaagaagaagaagacgacgaCGCACACTGTCACATCACGCTCGCAGATTTCCCGGGCGGCTCCGAGTCTTTCGAGACCGCCGCGAAATTCTGTTACGGCGTCAAAATCGATCTCTCCGCCGCCAACGCCGCCCCCCTCCGCTGCGCCGGCGAGTATCTGGAGATGACGGAGGAGTACTCCGAAGATAATCTCATCCTGAAAACCGAAAGATTTCTCTCTCAGTCAGTCCTCAAGAATATCAAGCTCTCAATCAAAACGCTCACCTCCTGCGAAGCGCTACTGCCGATGGCGGAGGACTTAGGCATTGCTCAGAGATGCATCGAAGCTGTTGCGACGAAAGCCGCCGCCTCGGATCCGTCGCTTTTCGGCTGGCCGATGAACGACGGAGCTACGAAAAACAATGATGAAGCGAATCCGCGAAGAAAATTTAGCAATGCTGCGAGAGGTGGAGCTGCGGCGGCGACGGAGTCGTGGTTGGATGAGTTAGGTTTTTTGAGCTTGCCTTTCTTCAAGAGCTTGATCTTCGCCATGAAAGCTTTGGATGTGAGCGGGGAGATAATCGAGAGCTGCCTGATTCACTACGCGAAGAAGTACATTCCTGGAATTTCGCGGACGAATCggaagccgccgccgccgtcgtcgtCATCGTCTGGCATTGCGCCGACGGAGAACGACCAGAGAGAGCTGCTCGAGACGGTTATCTCTAATCTGCCGAAGGAGAAAGCCTCGCGATCCGCTTCGAACGCCACGAGGTTTTTGTTCGGATTGTTGAGAACTGCGTATATTTTGAATGCTTCCGAGGCCTGCAAATTAACATTGGAGAAGAAGATCGGATTGCAGTTAGAGCAGGCGACATTAGACGATCTGTTGATTCCGAGCTACTCGTATTTgaatgaaactttgtacgatgTGGACTGCGTGGAGAGGATTTTGAGCTATTTTCTGGAACGAATGGAAGAGAGATATGCAAACAGAACTGAAGGCGAAGACGAGAACACCAGCGTCAGATCTGCCGCGTTGATGCTCGTCGGAAAATTGATCGACGGATACTTATCGGAAATCGCTTCCGACGCCAATTTGAAGCCGGAAAAGTTCTACGAGCTCGCCGTCGCATTGCCGGATCACGCCAGACTCTTCGACGACGGCCTCTATCGAGCCGTTGATGTTTACCTCAAG GCGCATCCGTGGATTCCGGAGGCGGAGAGGGAGAAGATCTGTGGAGTTCTGGATTGCCAGAAGCTGACGCTAGAGGCATGCACTCACGCCGCTCAGAACGAGCGGCTGCCGCTGCGGGCGGTGGTGCAGGTGCTCTTCTTCGAGCAGCTTCAGCTCCGCCACGCCATCGCCGGAACTCTGATCTCCGCCGACGGAGCAGAGGCTGGACGGCTCTCGAGTCACGGCGGAGgggacgaggacgaggaggagAACGAGAACGAGAATGAGAGGACGCCGGAGGCGAGGAGCACGTGGATCGCGGCGGCGAGGGAGAATCAAGTGCTGAGATCGGACATGGATACGATGCGGACGCGGGTGCACGAGCTGGAGAGGGAGTGCACCAACATGAAGAAGGCCATAGAGAAGATAGACAAGGTGGGGCCGCCGGGACACGTGGAGAAAGCTGGTTGGCGGGCCAAGTTCGGGTGCAAGTTTAAGACCCAGGTCTGCGATTCACATGAGCCCACCGTCATCCACACTAGAAAGCCACGCGCTCACCGCCGGGAACAATAA